A genome region from Carya illinoinensis cultivar Pawnee chromosome 2, C.illinoinensisPawnee_v1, whole genome shotgun sequence includes the following:
- the LOC122300208 gene encoding uncharacterized protein LOC122300208, producing the protein MDSLLALKIRKFADLEDRAVILEENLRVRAGEFSQRKRPFYAMEQNKGKRPMYSPMPKPIQVVKPPQRGTTAPHPACQNCGKRHAGKCLMGTNICFKCGKIGHLARECTMLVAPNTQVQNQGQKNPAPARVFALTFDDADTSPNVVTGTDESTEELSITEEGEADV; encoded by the exons ATGGACTCCCTTCTTGCATTGAAGATTAGAAAGTTCGCGGACTTGGAAGATAGAGCAGTGATACTTGAGGAGAATTTACGAGTCCGGGCAGGGGAATTCAGTCAAAGGAAGAGGCCATTTTATGCCATGGAGCAAAATAAGGGCAAGAGACCTATGTACAGCCCGATGCCCAAGCCAATCCAAGTGGTCAAACCTCCCCAACGTGGTACAACAGCGCCTCACCCTGCATGCCAAAACTGTGGCAAACGTCATGCTGGGAAGTGCCTTATGGGGACTAACATCTGCTTTAAATGTGGTAAGATAGGTCATTTGGCACGGGAGTGTACAATGCTTGTGGCCCCTAATACTCAAGTGCAGAATCAAGGGCAGAAGAATCCAGCACCGGCTCGAGTTTTCGCGTTAACATTTGATGATGCTGATACTTCTCCTAATGTGGTAACAG gtacagacgaatctactgaggagctgagtattACTGAGGAGGGAGAGGCcgatgtttag